A single Pyxicephalus adspersus chromosome 8, UCB_Pads_2.0, whole genome shotgun sequence DNA region contains:
- the COA7 gene encoding cytochrome c oxidase assembly factor 7, which produces MAGVVDFKDEEEVKEFLDNLGVEYSYACYKEKDSDGCHRLAEYLETIKKDFVATAKVLKKNCEEFGLSESCYKLGSYHITGKGGVPLDLQAAYNCYLKSCNSGGKKSLDSCHNVGLLLHDGHVNDKKPDPVAARNYYQKACEGKFSASCFNLSTMYLQGAPGLPKDMNKALHYSEKACDMGHIWACANASRMYKLGDGVSKDNAKAETLKNRAKELHRKQKEVEQISFGE; this is translated from the exons ATGGCTGGGGTTGTGGACTTCAAGGATGAAGAGGAGGTGAAGGAGTTCCTGGATAACCTGGGTGTGGAATACTCGTATGCCTGCTACAAGGAGAAGGATTCTGATG gttgtCATCGCCTAGCCGAATACTTGGAGActattaaaaaggattttgtaGCAACGGCAAAAGTACTGAAAAAGAACTGTGAAGAGTTCGGGCTCAGCGAGAGTTGTTATAAGTTGGGGTCTTATCATATTACTGGGAAAG GTGGCGTACCATTGGATCTGCAAGCTGCGTATAACTGCTACCTGAAATCCTGTAACAGTGGAGGAAAGAAGTCATTGGATTCCTGCCATAATGTGGGCTTGCTCCTCCATGACGGTCATGTAAATGATAAGAAACCTGATCCCGTTGCTGCCAGAAACTATTACCAAAAGGCCTGTGAAGGCAAATTTTCAGCAAGCTGCTTTAACCTGAGTACAATGTATTTACAAGGAGCTCCTGGGCTACCCAAGGACATGAATAAAGCCCTACACTACTCTGAGAAAGCCTGTGATATGGGACACATATGGGCATGTGCCAATGCCAGCCGAATGTACAAACTAGGGGATGGGGTCAGTAAAGACAATGCCAAAGCAGAAACCTTAAAAAACCGTGCTAAAGAACtacacagaaaacaaaaggaaGTGGAACAAATATCCTTTGGAGAATGA
- the ZYG11B gene encoding protein zyg-11 homolog B isoform X1 produces the protein MAIQRKLNEVTVGIFRGNQLRLKRACIRKAKISAVAFRRAFCHHKLVELDATGVNADITITDIISGLSSSKWIRENLQSLVLNSLTLSLEDPYERCFSRLSGLRALSITNVLFYNEDLADVASLPRLESLDISNTSVTDITALLGCKDRLKSLTMHHLKCLKMTTTQILEVIKELNNLTHLDISDDKQFTSDIACRLLEQNDILLNLVSLDISGRKHVTDKAVETFILQRPQIQFVGLLATEAGYSELLSGEGNVKVSGEANQTQIAEALRRYSERSFFVREALFHLFSLTHIMDKANPEMLKLVVVGMRNHPTNLPVQLAASACVFNLTKQDLAAGMPVKLLADVTHLLLEAMKHFPNHQQLQKNCLLSLCSDRILQDVPFNRFDAAKLVMQWLCNHEDQNMQRMAVAIISILAAKLSTEQTAQLGAELFIVRQLLQIVRQKTSQSLVDTTLKFTLSALWNLTDESPTTCRHFIENQGLELFMKVLETFPTESSIQQKVLGLLNNIAEVKELHSELMWKDFIDQISKLLHSVEVEVSYFAAGIIAHLVSRGEETWTLSISLRETLLEQLHSAILGWPTPECEMVAYRSFNPFFPLLACFNTPGVQLWAVWAMQHVCSKNPVRYCSMLIEEGGLAKLHNIRDHADANPDVLRITTAILDNLARHLTRHGNSVFQRPPPCK, from the exons ATGGCAATTCAAa gaaaactAAATGAAGTAACTGTAGGAATTTTCCGTGGAAACCAGTTGAGGTTAAAGCGTGCCTGCATCCGCAAGGCCAAAATATCTGCTGTAGCCTTTCGTAGGGCCTTCTGCCACCACAAGTTGGTAGAGCTGGATGCTACCGGTGTCAATGCTGATATAACAATTACGGACATTATCAGTGGACTTAGCAGCAGTAAATGGATCCGGGAAAATCTTCAGAGTCTAGTACTAAATTCTCTAACTCTTTCATTGGAGGATCCTTATGAGCGATGCTTTAGCCGCCTGTCTGGACTTCGAGCTCTGAGCATCACCAATGTTCTTTTCTATAATGAAGACCTGGCAGACGTTGCTTCACTTCCTAGGTTGGAAAGCCTGGATATCTCCAACACCTCAGTGACTGACATTACTGCTCTTCTAGGATGCAAAGACCGACTTAAATCGCTCACTATGCACCATCTGAAGTGTTTAAAGATGACAACCACACAAATCCTGGAAGTAATCAAAGAACTGAATAATCTTACCCATTTAGATATATCTGATGACAAGCAGTTCACTTCGGACATTGCTTGCCGTTTACTAGAACAGAATGATATTTTACTCAACTTGGTATCATTGGACATTTCTGGAAGAAAGCATGTTACGGATAAAGCAGTGGAGACTTTTATCTTGCAGCGCCCTCAAATCCAGTTTGTTGGTCTTTTGGCCACAGAGGCTGGATATTCAGAGCTTCTTTCTGGAGAAGGAAATGTGAAG GTGTCAGGAGAAGCAAATCAGACGCAGATTGCTGAGGCGCTACGCCGATACAGCGAGCGTTCCTTCTTTGTACGGGAGGCTCTCTTTCACCTGTTCAGTCTGACGCACATCATGGATAAAGCCAACCCTGAGATGCTAAAG ttagtgGTGGTAGGAATGAGAAACCACCCAACCAATCTTCCTGTACAACTAGCAGCCAGCGCCTGTGTTTTTAACCTGACCAAGCAGGACCTAGCAGCAGGGATGCCTGTGAAACTCCTGGCTGATGTGACTCATTTACTTTTAGAAGCCATGAAACATTTCCCAAATCACCAGCAG ttaCAGAAAAACTGTCTCCTCTCCCTTTGCAGTGATAGAATCTTGCAAGATGTTCCCTTTAACAG ATTTGATGCAGCAAAGCTTGTAATGCAATGGTTGTGTAATCATGAGGACCAGAACATGCAAAGGATGGCAGTGGCCATTATCTCTATTCTCGCTGCAAAG CTTTCGACAGAACAGACAGCTCAACTAGGAGCAGAACTCTTCATTGTAAGG CAACTCTTGCAAATAGTTCGACAGAAGACAAGCCAGAGCTTGGTGGACACCACTTTAAAGTTCACCCTCAGTGCCTTGTGGAACTTGACAGATGAATCTCCAACCACATGCCGCCACTTTATAGAGAACCAGGGCTTGGAGCTCTTCATGAAGGTCCTTGAg ACTTTCCCAACGGAGTCGTCAATCCAGCAGAaagttctaggtttgctg AACAACATAGCAGAGGTGAAGGAGCTGCATTCTGAACTCATGTGGAAGGACTTCATTGATCAGATCAGTAAGCTCCTGCACAGTGTAGAAGTGGAGGTCAGTTATTTTGCGGCAGGAATAATTGCACATCTAGTATCACGGGGGGAGGAGACCTGGACCCTCAGTATAAGTTTGCGGGAAACACTACTGGAGCAACTG CATTCTGCCATACTTGGCTGGCCAACACCAGAATGTGAAATGGTTGCCTATAG ATCATTTAATCCTTTCTTCCCACTGCTGGCATGTTTCAACACACCGGGTGTGCAGCTCTGGGCTGTATGGGCTATGCAGCATGTTTGCAGCAAAAATC CTGTTCGATACTGCAGCATGTTAATCGAAGAGGGCGGTCTGGCAAAACTGCACAATATCCGAGACCATGCAGATGCCAACCCAGATGTTTTACGTATTACCACTGCCATTCTGGATAACCTCGCAAGGCATCTTACAAGGCATGGCAATTCTGTATTTCAAAGACCACCACCCTGCAAGTGA
- the ZYG11B gene encoding protein zyg-11 homolog B isoform X2: protein MAIQRKLNEVTVGIFRGNQLRLKRACIRKAKISAVAFRRAFCHHKLVELDATGVNADITITDIISGLSSSKWIRENLQSLVLNSLTLSLEDPYERCFSRLSGLRALSITNVLFYNEDLADVASLPRLESLDISNTSVTDITALLGCKDRLKSLTMHHLKCLKMTTTQILEVIKELNNLTHLDISDDKQFTSDIACRLLEQNDILLNLVSLDISGRKHVTDKAVETFILQRPQIQFVGLLATEAGYSELLSGEGNVKVSGEANQTQIAEALRRYSERSFFVREALFHLFSLTHIMDKANPEMLKLQKNCLLSLCSDRILQDVPFNRFDAAKLVMQWLCNHEDQNMQRMAVAIISILAAKLSTEQTAQLGAELFIVRQLLQIVRQKTSQSLVDTTLKFTLSALWNLTDESPTTCRHFIENQGLELFMKVLETFPTESSIQQKVLGLLNNIAEVKELHSELMWKDFIDQISKLLHSVEVEVSYFAAGIIAHLVSRGEETWTLSISLRETLLEQLHSAILGWPTPECEMVAYRSFNPFFPLLACFNTPGVQLWAVWAMQHVCSKNPVRYCSMLIEEGGLAKLHNIRDHADANPDVLRITTAILDNLARHLTRHGNSVFQRPPPCK from the exons ATGGCAATTCAAa gaaaactAAATGAAGTAACTGTAGGAATTTTCCGTGGAAACCAGTTGAGGTTAAAGCGTGCCTGCATCCGCAAGGCCAAAATATCTGCTGTAGCCTTTCGTAGGGCCTTCTGCCACCACAAGTTGGTAGAGCTGGATGCTACCGGTGTCAATGCTGATATAACAATTACGGACATTATCAGTGGACTTAGCAGCAGTAAATGGATCCGGGAAAATCTTCAGAGTCTAGTACTAAATTCTCTAACTCTTTCATTGGAGGATCCTTATGAGCGATGCTTTAGCCGCCTGTCTGGACTTCGAGCTCTGAGCATCACCAATGTTCTTTTCTATAATGAAGACCTGGCAGACGTTGCTTCACTTCCTAGGTTGGAAAGCCTGGATATCTCCAACACCTCAGTGACTGACATTACTGCTCTTCTAGGATGCAAAGACCGACTTAAATCGCTCACTATGCACCATCTGAAGTGTTTAAAGATGACAACCACACAAATCCTGGAAGTAATCAAAGAACTGAATAATCTTACCCATTTAGATATATCTGATGACAAGCAGTTCACTTCGGACATTGCTTGCCGTTTACTAGAACAGAATGATATTTTACTCAACTTGGTATCATTGGACATTTCTGGAAGAAAGCATGTTACGGATAAAGCAGTGGAGACTTTTATCTTGCAGCGCCCTCAAATCCAGTTTGTTGGTCTTTTGGCCACAGAGGCTGGATATTCAGAGCTTCTTTCTGGAGAAGGAAATGTGAAG GTGTCAGGAGAAGCAAATCAGACGCAGATTGCTGAGGCGCTACGCCGATACAGCGAGCGTTCCTTCTTTGTACGGGAGGCTCTCTTTCACCTGTTCAGTCTGACGCACATCATGGATAAAGCCAACCCTGAGATGCTAAAG ttaCAGAAAAACTGTCTCCTCTCCCTTTGCAGTGATAGAATCTTGCAAGATGTTCCCTTTAACAG ATTTGATGCAGCAAAGCTTGTAATGCAATGGTTGTGTAATCATGAGGACCAGAACATGCAAAGGATGGCAGTGGCCATTATCTCTATTCTCGCTGCAAAG CTTTCGACAGAACAGACAGCTCAACTAGGAGCAGAACTCTTCATTGTAAGG CAACTCTTGCAAATAGTTCGACAGAAGACAAGCCAGAGCTTGGTGGACACCACTTTAAAGTTCACCCTCAGTGCCTTGTGGAACTTGACAGATGAATCTCCAACCACATGCCGCCACTTTATAGAGAACCAGGGCTTGGAGCTCTTCATGAAGGTCCTTGAg ACTTTCCCAACGGAGTCGTCAATCCAGCAGAaagttctaggtttgctg AACAACATAGCAGAGGTGAAGGAGCTGCATTCTGAACTCATGTGGAAGGACTTCATTGATCAGATCAGTAAGCTCCTGCACAGTGTAGAAGTGGAGGTCAGTTATTTTGCGGCAGGAATAATTGCACATCTAGTATCACGGGGGGAGGAGACCTGGACCCTCAGTATAAGTTTGCGGGAAACACTACTGGAGCAACTG CATTCTGCCATACTTGGCTGGCCAACACCAGAATGTGAAATGGTTGCCTATAG ATCATTTAATCCTTTCTTCCCACTGCTGGCATGTTTCAACACACCGGGTGTGCAGCTCTGGGCTGTATGGGCTATGCAGCATGTTTGCAGCAAAAATC CTGTTCGATACTGCAGCATGTTAATCGAAGAGGGCGGTCTGGCAAAACTGCACAATATCCGAGACCATGCAGATGCCAACCCAGATGTTTTACGTATTACCACTGCCATTCTGGATAACCTCGCAAGGCATCTTACAAGGCATGGCAATTCTGTATTTCAAAGACCACCACCCTGCAAGTGA
- the ECHDC2 gene encoding enoyl-CoA hydratase domain-containing protein 2, mitochondrial isoform X2, whose amino-acid sequence MERCGSPTWRGPMRFFKSVESLRHDSGVRVVVVRSAVPGVFCAGADLKERAKMSNSEVALFVQKLRKLMNEIAALPMPTIAAVDVHALGGGLELALACDLRITASSAKLGLIETTRGLLPGAGGSQRLPRLIGVGLAKELIFTGRQIEGAQAYDIGLVNDAVPQNESKDAAHKRALELAQEILPQAPIAVRMAKLAMNKGMEVDIASGMAIEGMCYGQVIPTKDRLEGMAAFQEKRSPHYKGE is encoded by the exons TTCTTCAAGTCTGTAGAAAGTCTCCGTCATGACAGTGGTGTCCGCGTGGTGGTGGTTAGGAGTGCAGTCCCCGGGGTGTTCTGTGCTG GCGCAGACCTCAAGGAGAGGGCAAAAATGTCCAATTCTGAAGTGGCCCTGTTTGTTCAAAAACTCAGAAAACTAATGAATGAAATTG CTGCCCTCCCAATGCCAACTATTGCAGCTGTGGATGTCCATGCTTTGGGTGGTGGTCTAGAACTGGCATTGGCTTGTGATCTCCGTATTACTG CATCTTCAGCTAAATTGGGACTGATTGAAACTACAAGAGGATTACTTCCTGGAGCTG GAGGGTCTCAGCGCCTTCCCCGGCTGATTGGAGTTGGTTTAGCCAAAGAACTCATCTTCACTGGGAGACAGATCGAGGGGGCGCAGGCATATGACATCGGACTAGTGAATGACGCCGTCCCACAGAATGAATCTAAGGATGCTGCACATAAGAGAGCCTTGGAGCTGGCCCAGGAAATCCTGCCACAG GCTCCAATTGCTGTCAGAATGGCCAAGCTGGCCATGAACAAAGGAATGGAG GTGGACATTGCATCTGGAATGGCCATTGAGGGAATGTGCTATGGACAG GTTATTCCTACCAAGGATCGTCTAGAAGGCATGGCAGCATTTCAGGAGAAGCGTTCACCTCACTATAAGGGGGAGTAA